The genomic window GCAAGAGATATGCTGTTGCATCAGTCAAAAGACTTCGTGGATGCACTGGAGATATTGAATACTGACAGAGAACTATTTCTGGAACTTCTACAAAACCCTAATCCCCTGGCAGAAAGAGAGACCCCTGACAAGCAGCCATTTCATGAAGAGAACGACATCATTTGCTCTTCATCACTGACAAATGCCGATTCTTCAACCAAAAAACACGTCAAGGATCCCAAGCATAAGATGAAAGGGAAGAGATGGTTCACAAAACTCCGAAAAGACCCCCAGGACAAGGATTCACCGCTAGACTTACAGCCTACTAACTTATTGAAGGATGTGAagcaccaaaagaaaaagcaggACAAGGATCGGAGACTAGACTTACAGAACACTAACCCATTAAAGGATGCAGACAGGATGGACAAAAGCTCTGATCCACCAAAACGTGCAACCGTCATGAAACCTGCAAGTGGAACACCTAGAAGTAACAAAGATCTGGATCCCTCACTGAGCTCAACAAATAAACTCAGTAGGGCAGAAAGTGAAAAAGCTGGCAACCGTTTTCGAGATTTAAAACACAGGCTCAAGAAAGCCATTAAAGATGGCAGAAAGGAGCAACTACACATCTCCATGGATGGGATCCTTCATAAAGTCCCATATGGCACTAAGGATAACATGAAGGAGAAAGTGGACCAACATAAAGAGACTACTGCATGTGGTGTGAACAgagaacaagcaagaagcaatgCTGACAGTTGCCCAAGTCCATCAAGCAGTATAAAGGATGACCTCAACAATAGAGAGTTGAATTCATCTGTCACTAAGAGTAACATTAAAGATCATCCAACAACCTTCACTGTTTTGAATGAGGATATAGAATCAACAACATCTGGAAGAGATCAATGTTCTGAGGAGCCAGCTAGTCTACGAGAAATACCTTCTGATGGTAATCATAGAAAAGAAATCCACAATGGAGAACCAAAGAACACAGAAAACATTGTCATGGAAGTTTATGGAGAACCAGAATTGGATATAGTACatgatgacaatgaagaaaGCGCTGGAAGTCCACCTCTGCATTTCCCAGAAAACAGTGAGGTACAGCATCAGGAACTTGGAACAGGTACTGCAAAAACAACTGACACAAGCCCAGATTCCTTTACGGATTGCCATTTTGAAGAAGGTAATTCACATCATGTGGAAGATCCCTCAAGCACATCAACATTTCAAGACCAAGAAGGCAACTATTTTCTACTCATTGCTTTCCTTTCTGCTGTTCAATATGTTTTCCCCCGACCAAGCTTTTTAATATGAAGGCAATAATGTTATTGTTGCAGGTTTAGTGCCCATGCAAATGCATGAGTTCCAAAGAAAAGATTCCATTGTTCCACAAGAAGACCAATGTAATGGAGCAGTTCCTCATGATGCACTTGCTATACCTGCTGTTCATGCTAACCAAGATTCAGCTGACAATGGCAACTCCCATGATCTATACACTCATGGTGATGAAGAAGACAAAGCTGATTTCACATATGTAATGGATGTGCTTAAGGCTTCCGGACTTAGGGGCGACGAATCCCCCACACAATGGCATTCACGAGAACAGCCAATGGATCCTCTATTGTTCAATGAAGTGGGAACTTTACCTACAAGTGACATTGCAGGAGTTAACATGGTTACTGCTTGCAACCACCAATTGCTGTTTGACTGCATCAATGAAGCATTGCTAGAAATCTATGAACGGTCATTCAAAAAGTATCCCCGGTTTATGTCCTTGACATCACGTACTAGAACAATGCCTATAGGAAAGTACATCCTTGATGAGGTGTGGGCTGAAATAAGTTGGCACCTTGAATCTCAGTCACAATTGTATCCATCAGTGGAATATCTAGTGACAAGGGATCTGGCAAAGAGCAATGGTTGGATGGATGTGCAAGCAGAAGCAAAGAGCATAGTGATCGAGCTCGAATCACTAATTACAAATGATTTGTTGGATGATGCTCTCTATCAGATTATCTAAGTCATTTATCAAACTTGTTATGTTTATTCTGATGTCTTCATGGAAGGATTGGTGTATGCACTATGCAGCCATTTAATTCTCTGCGCCCCAAATATAGAAAGTCAATTGTGACCCCATAGTCCATGTAACAGCTGATTGATCATCCATGTGGAAATAGCATACGTAAATGTGTAATTATGACCTGCAGAAAACAGCATTCAACCAATAGGAGACCTTTCTGTATTACATAAGAGTACAATTTGTAAGAATAGGAACCATTGTTTTAGCAAAGGCATGCACCGAATAATACAAACATATCAAAAAGGGTCAGGCAGTTCATATCTAGTTCTTGCAGAATAGGTAGAACATAAATGTTACTAATACTACCAACACATGCTGTGATTGACTGATTaccatatgcatatataattaAAGTTGCAATAGAACAAATTAGTATAATAAGCAATTTAGGTACAACGAAATGTATTCTTGACTGAACTAGGCCTACTCCATCTACAGTGTGAAATCAAACAAGTTGTTGCCTATGTGCTATAAGAAATGATGACGCAAAAATGATCAAcgaggtcaaaaaattcaagaccAATGTAACTGCCGAACCAGAAAACTAATGGTCCAAATATTTCTGCTTGCTTAACATTTCCCCCTCCCTCAAGGCCATGGTTGTATGCATCATAACATAATCACAAGAATCTCTGTGCATGAACACTAGCTGAGATTATCAGTAGAAATATAAGAAGACCCACCATTTATGGCAAACTTCATCCCTTTGTCACCCTTCACAAAATCTTGACTTGCCTGTGTTCAAAATAATCTTCCATTGTTTTACGCAAGAGCAAATAGAACCCATTTCAAGAATTTCCAGAATCCTAATCCATAACCAACACAAACAAGCATGAGCTCAATAAGCATGTGCATGATACTTGACATGTGCACTTTGGATCCAGGATTCTCCGTCCACCTGACGGAGATATCAAGTATGGAGATATTAAGACTTTTGAATAAGTATACCAATTCAACATCGAAGCACCACCTGAAGTGAAAATCCTTagaagagaaagacaaaaaattagCTACAAATAAATGCAGAATGTTAATCACTGCCAgccaaaaaaaacttttgtttgttGACGCAGGACATGGATCAAGCATTCTTATATAATTGAGACAAAAAGGCCATGGCTCATACAATTCAACAGTATCCAGTCTATGCAACTTCAGTAGGCTCATGCAACAGCTTTCATATTTTAGCAAGTTAACTCATCTGGTAGTGACATCAAGGTCTTATAAGCGTAACAATGAAGCACCTTAAGACAAACGAGGAGCATGCCTTTAATGTCTTTCAAcataaatttttacaaaaaattataaaatttgttgAAGCAGTATTAACTATTAAACATGTTAGTGACCCTAAAACCCCTTAATTacttaaaaataacttaaatcaACAAGCAAATAAATGTCATGTCTTTctcagaaaaatgaaacaatagGTTTCTAAAGATGAACAGACATGGAGACCTtaagaaatttataaatttcCCTCCAAATACTAAGtataaaattttcagaaaaaataaaataggttACTTAGTTTTAGCTAATTGTTCACTAAGATGAGAACCCTCTACCAATTACCTTTTTACCTTTAGTATGTATTATCTACGTTTAATAAGGAAATGGTTTTCCTCGTCAAATATGCATTCAAAAGGtaaaattttttgtgttttttttttggcaggcGAATAAGACATTCCACTAGTTGCTCCTAACTTTTTAATGCTTTAGTGTTTTAAGTAGTTGTCTGCATCTGCCagtgtattttttgtattaacaGTTGTAGTATCAATCACAACTATAAACAAAATTGCAGGATTGATCTTGTCAACTTTGAAAGTTACAATGAGTAAAGCTTATGTTCCACTCGAGCTCTTTTTACCTCTACTTTTAATCATTTTTCTCACATTAAGAACTTCTATTCTCAGCATAT from Nymphaea colorata isolate Beijing-Zhang1983 chromosome 6, ASM883128v2, whole genome shotgun sequence includes these protein-coding regions:
- the LOC116256030 gene encoding uncharacterized protein LOC116256030, which codes for MARKLRSQIEVKDHPGCMWNLFHHFHFHNRHQLARKMLLEAKQAKGAKASKKKAGGREEDTADGKVPVNENYKERSSSVHSYSGRLIKILMAEEISKEPERGSSATSTSIPATFTASFSDTDLGDIASLGEPAAESSASSLHLSQDMETHAVYEKNSLPEQGGWNNPSDESHWIMNYGGDSSYDQLDELGKQLLEKHALLQEKLDEAKEAILNHNYVDAKDLARDMLLHQSKDFVDALEILNTDRELFLELLQNPNPLAERETPDKQPFHEENDIICSSSLTNADSSTKKHVKDPKHKMKGKRWFTKLRKDPQDKDSPLDLQPTNLLKDVKHQKKKQDKDRRLDLQNTNPLKDADRMDKSSDPPKRATVMKPASGTPRSNKDLDPSLSSTNKLSRAESEKAGNRFRDLKHRLKKAIKDGRKEQLHISMDGILHKVPYGTKDNMKEKVDQHKETTACGVNREQARSNADSCPSPSSSIKDDLNNRELNSSVTKSNIKDHPTTFTVLNEDIESTTSGRDQCSEEPASLREIPSDGNHRKEIHNGEPKNTENIVMEVYGEPELDIVHDDNEESAGSPPLHFPENSEVQHQELGTGTAKTTDTSPDSFTDCHFEEGNSHHVEDPSSTSTFQDQEGLVPMQMHEFQRKDSIVPQEDQCNGAVPHDALAIPAVHANQDSADNGNSHDLYTHGDEEDKADFTYVMDVLKASGLRGDESPTQWHSREQPMDPLLFNEVGTLPTSDIAGVNMVTACNHQLLFDCINEALLEIYERSFKKYPRFMSLTSRTRTMPIGKYILDEVWAEISWHLESQSQLYPSVEYLVTRDLAKSNGWMDVQAEAKSIVIELESLITNDLLDDALYQII